The genomic window TAGTCGGGCTAACCAAACAAGAACCAATTTAACCAAGACATATGGAAACCAGCTTTTTTCCATGTttgggtggctcttaaaagagcctttgaATTTTCGGTTCTTGACTTCAAATCACTTAAGCACGCTCCCCACGGATACGACGAGCCAGCTGGATGTCCTTGGGCATGATAGTGACTCTCTTGGCGTGGATGGCGCACAGGTTTGTGTCCTCAAACAGACCGACGAGGTAAGCCTCGCTAGCCTCCTGAAGAGCCATGACCGCAGAGCTCTGGAAGCGCAGATCGGTCTTGAAATCCTGAGCGATTTCCCTGACCAGACGCTGGAAGGGCAGCTTGCGGATCAGCAGCTCAGTAGACTTCTGGTAACGACGGATTTCTCTCAGAGCCACGGTGCCAGGCCTGTAACGGTGAGGCTTCTTCACGCCACCGGTGGCAGGTGCGCTTTTACGCGCTGCTTTGGTGGCGAGCTGCTTCCTCGGAGCCTTACCTCCGGTGGATTTGCGGGCTGTTTGCTTTGTTCTGGCCATTGCTACGTATTCTTCGGAATTGAGCAGTATGAACACAATGGCAGAACTTGGGTATATAAGGCCTACGGTCTCAGCCTGCCCCCTGTGTACGTCAGGTTGTTGGTCCCCGCTGATTGGTCATCCGAGTGCCGCCTGAAAttcaaaatacaaagcccacccTCGTAATGGCCTATATCATTGTGTTGATTGACTAttcagatagagatagatagatactttattgatccccaaggggaaattcagtaAAATATTCATAAAACCTCTTCAATTTAaatgacaaataaaataaatatactgAAACATTCCATCGGTCAGTGCATATAGCCTGTTatagaaacaaacacaccaaacaATTAACCTGTTAGTCGTCaagtacaaacacaaaaatatgaCCTAAGGTAGCTTGTATTTGCTACGTTAAAGCCTACA from Alosa sapidissima isolate fAloSap1 chromosome 9, fAloSap1.pri, whole genome shotgun sequence includes these protein-coding regions:
- the LOC121718364 gene encoding histone H3, which codes for MARTKQTARKSTGGKAPRKQLATKAARKSAPATGGVKKPHRYRPGTVALREIRRYQKSTELLIRKLPFQRLVREIAQDFKTDLRFQSSAVMALQEASEAYLVGLFEDTNLCAIHAKRVTIMPKDIQLARRIRGERA